The Exiguobacterium acetylicum genome includes a window with the following:
- a CDS encoding MFS transporter, producing the protein MSRAFRFMYVSDLLSTVGTSFVYIAIYWLSAEEISASGVALLATGVFLIRFLVSTFVGPWIDRFVSASLYQTSLLIRLLALGIALAGIGLTDVVLPWLLGLLVVQTILQIVGGNAVFTWVVDLVEDDQLPQANAYLATIERIGTLSGFLLGGMMVAHFSIASILWLDLGLHLVAWLLVRHMTGQVAEGARHGSYREALLEGIRHVVHDGRLKWILGCAILANWMITPMNTLLAPYAKDVLSGNAQTFSALELATVIGGITMSLLYGKWVVSIRQDKLFRVAVILQGLAIAIVAYVSSVPLAIGGFVLLGMALTLFGIPFSTLLQRSTPAHLLGRVRTAMVAASTACSAICYGLSSYLTSLFSISFVFLLFALSGLVMTTIWLLIHRTVSFTEVRQDKVG; encoded by the coding sequence ATGTCACGTGCGTTTCGTTTTATGTATGTCTCCGATTTGTTATCGACCGTCGGAACGAGTTTTGTCTATATCGCGATTTACTGGCTGAGTGCAGAAGAGATCAGCGCTTCCGGTGTCGCGTTGCTCGCGACTGGTGTATTTCTCATTCGTTTTCTCGTCTCGACGTTCGTCGGACCGTGGATTGATCGTTTCGTCAGTGCATCGTTGTATCAAACGTCGTTACTCATCCGGTTGCTGGCGCTTGGTATTGCGTTAGCAGGAATTGGACTGACAGACGTCGTCTTACCGTGGTTACTCGGGTTGCTCGTCGTTCAGACGATCCTGCAAATCGTTGGTGGAAATGCCGTCTTCACGTGGGTCGTTGATTTAGTCGAAGATGACCAATTGCCGCAAGCGAATGCTTATCTCGCAACGATTGAACGAATCGGAACGTTAAGTGGATTCTTACTTGGTGGAATGATGGTTGCTCATTTTTCGATTGCGAGTATCTTATGGCTCGATCTTGGACTGCATCTCGTCGCATGGTTACTCGTTCGTCACATGACGGGACAGGTGGCAGAAGGGGCGCGTCACGGTTCGTACCGCGAAGCGTTACTCGAAGGAATTCGTCATGTTGTTCATGACGGACGCCTGAAATGGATCCTCGGTTGTGCGATCCTCGCGAACTGGATGATTACTCCGATGAACACCTTACTTGCACCATACGCCAAGGACGTCTTATCGGGGAATGCGCAGACGTTTTCTGCACTTGAACTAGCGACGGTGATCGGAGGAATTACAATGTCGCTCCTTTACGGGAAGTGGGTCGTCTCGATCAGACAGGATAAGCTGTTTCGCGTCGCTGTGATATTGCAAGGGCTCGCGATTGCGATCGTTGCTTATGTCTCGTCCGTTCCTCTTGCGATTGGCGGGTTCGTCTTACTTGGTATGGCACTGACATTATTCGGGATTCCGTTCTCGACCTTGTTACAACGCTCGACGCCTGCGCATTTGCTCGGACGGGTTCGGACGGCGATGGTCGCAGCATCGACGGCCTGTTCCGCGATCTGTTACGGTCTGTCATCGTACTTGACGTCGCTCTTTAGCATCTCGTTCGTTTTTCTATTGTTTGCTTTAAGTGGTCTTGTAATGACAACTATCTGGTTACTCATTCATCGTACTGTTTCCTTCACCGAGGTACGACAGGACAAGGTCGGATGA
- a CDS encoding sugar nucleotide-binding protein: MKAIITGMNGTVAPVVADVLAKHDIKTVAWDRTKVSTTDESAMRTFLETERPDYFLHIGMGSVSWTEALVRLCQEYKIPFFFTSTVSVFSDDVSAPIEKDAVPDATDEYGAYKIACEQAIQAIDPQAKIVRIGWQIGTEAGSNNMVDFFTNEMKQHGVIQASRNWYPSSSLLEDTAEALVTILLEREAGLYQLNGNERYSMYDLARALNTLHAKNWTIDPVDEPRRDNRMATDVVLVRPLSERLPL, encoded by the coding sequence ATGAAGGCAATTATTACAGGCATGAACGGGACGGTAGCACCCGTCGTTGCGGACGTTTTAGCAAAACACGACATAAAGACGGTCGCGTGGGACCGGACGAAAGTCTCAACGACTGATGAATCTGCGATGCGGACATTTTTAGAGACAGAACGACCGGATTATTTCTTACATATCGGGATGGGGTCCGTCAGTTGGACGGAAGCGCTTGTCCGCTTGTGCCAAGAGTATAAGATCCCATTCTTCTTCACGAGTACGGTGTCTGTTTTCTCCGATGACGTATCAGCACCGATTGAAAAGGATGCGGTGCCTGATGCGACCGACGAGTATGGTGCCTATAAGATTGCTTGCGAGCAAGCGATCCAAGCGATTGATCCACAAGCGAAAATCGTCCGAATCGGTTGGCAAATCGGGACAGAGGCAGGTTCGAACAACATGGTCGACTTCTTTACAAATGAGATGAAGCAACATGGCGTCATTCAAGCAAGTCGAAACTGGTATCCATCGAGCTCGTTGCTCGAAGATACGGCGGAAGCACTCGTTACGATTTTACTTGAACGCGAAGCGGGGCTCTATCAGTTGAACGGTAACGAACGTTATTCGATGTATGATTTAGCACGTGCCTTAAATACACTTCACGCAAAAAACTGGACGATTGATCCAGTCGATGAACCGCGCCGCGATAACCGGATGGCGACGGACGTCGTCTTGGTCCGTCCATTGTCAGAACGATTGCCACTCTAA
- a CDS encoding globin domain-containing protein: MLSTSTIQIVQSTVPVLAAHGAAITKVFYQRLFLAHPELKHVFNQSNQRSDRQSQALATAVYAAAAHIDRLETLKPVLLPVLHKHRSLQIKPEMYPLVGQELLGAMQDVLGEAATPEILQAWGEAYGEIADLFIALEAELYALDEQAKGFSGYQSVEISDIEEQADGIRSLTFKTNGPLPDYRAGQYITVRIQDQDGLWHNRQYSLTTASNTTTYTIGVKREGIVSDYLHSARIGDSVLISAPAGAFTLDASGEPVVLIAGGIGITPMLAMAEEALAAGRRVTLHHAVQDEHNRPFNEQLVSLEQRGARVIRYAEHQPTDQAGRLPKDVIASITDQTYVCGPEAMIQYVIEHFTASPDKLHYEIFGPALAFAAETPVKQ, translated from the coding sequence ATGTTATCAACCTCTACCATTCAAATCGTCCAATCGACGGTACCGGTCCTTGCGGCTCACGGCGCAGCAATCACAAAAGTCTTCTATCAGCGACTATTCCTGGCTCACCCTGAATTGAAGCACGTCTTCAATCAATCGAATCAACGAAGCGACCGACAATCGCAAGCACTTGCGACGGCTGTTTATGCCGCTGCTGCTCACATCGATCGACTCGAGACGTTAAAACCAGTCTTGTTACCGGTTCTGCATAAACACCGGAGTCTTCAAATCAAGCCGGAGATGTATCCACTCGTCGGTCAAGAATTACTCGGAGCGATGCAAGACGTCTTAGGGGAAGCAGCGACGCCGGAGATTTTGCAAGCGTGGGGTGAAGCGTACGGTGAGATTGCCGATCTGTTCATCGCACTCGAAGCTGAACTATACGCGCTGGACGAACAGGCGAAAGGCTTTTCCGGTTATCAGTCTGTCGAAATCTCTGATATCGAGGAACAAGCAGACGGAATTCGCTCGCTGACTTTCAAAACGAATGGTCCGCTCCCTGATTATCGAGCAGGACAATACATCACGGTACGGATTCAAGATCAAGACGGCTTATGGCACAATCGTCAATACAGTCTGACGACGGCATCGAACACGACGACCTATACGATTGGCGTCAAACGAGAAGGGATCGTCTCCGACTACTTACATTCAGCTCGAATCGGTGACTCGGTGTTGATTAGTGCGCCAGCAGGTGCCTTCACGCTTGATGCATCAGGCGAACCTGTCGTTCTGATTGCTGGCGGGATCGGGATTACACCAATGCTTGCAATGGCAGAGGAAGCATTAGCTGCCGGGCGACGCGTGACGTTACATCACGCCGTCCAAGATGAACACAATCGTCCGTTTAACGAACAACTCGTCTCGCTCGAGCAACGTGGCGCACGCGTCATTCGTTACGCGGAACACCAGCCGACAGATCAAGCGGGTCGCTTACCGAAAGACGTCATTGCAAGCATCACGGATCAGACATACGTCTGTGGTCCGGAAGCAATGATTCAATATGTGATTGAGCACTTTACGGCGTCACCAGATAAACTTCATTACGAAATCTTTGGACCAGCGCTTGCTTTTGCAGCTGAAACACCGGTAAAACAGTAA
- a CDS encoding ABC transporter substrate-binding protein gives MDAYLFMLWKTCRNGHYSIATLADAIHLSPKQTKRYLNKWQDEGWIDYTSGRGRGNLSGLVWLRHVEREYAKQMLERIDRDSIESVTEELTWDWSPAQAGRFMRQLERKFGYTQTTSDALLIPRKRNFLTTHPLEAADIHSAHLVQNVFNRLFTIDGDGNIQGELAHHYVWNGSTLSLFLRKDVRFHDGSLLTSKEVTKSLRALINYPAYAYSYRHVKLIVSNGPYRVDLTLDQRRSSILPQLASIHTSIIKDGIGTGPFQLTQHDDKKTVLTAFPNYFGIRALLDRIEFIQMPEQYDPVYRTSASDSSPIDTIATQSGFGLVLLHPRAGGPFESTEARHYIHRLIAEVRDGIHDFHERAQPNDCGFLESYSQPYAVPEGPAVLFTQPIRIKLTDFTDKVTRWLCERFDQDGIPYEFVEVGFKESITEFHAYDTIDLAVHAEVFERNLQYAFYQFMTNTFSPPIRLFQQMPKMLTWIEQYDATPFEDWLPIHQAIERYLIDESYFIPFYHDTRLIPYPIELQNITIDSFGYFDFAKLWISNQS, from the coding sequence ATGGATGCTTATCTTTTTATGTTATGGAAGACTTGCCGAAATGGACACTATTCAATTGCGACACTCGCGGACGCCATCCATTTAAGTCCTAAACAAACAAAAAGATATCTCAATAAATGGCAGGATGAAGGCTGGATTGACTATACGAGTGGTCGTGGCCGAGGCAACTTAAGTGGACTCGTCTGGTTGCGCCACGTCGAACGGGAGTATGCGAAACAGATGTTAGAGCGAATCGACCGTGATTCAATCGAGTCGGTAACAGAAGAACTGACGTGGGACTGGTCACCGGCGCAAGCAGGACGGTTCATGCGCCAACTCGAGCGAAAGTTTGGCTATACGCAAACGACGTCGGATGCGTTATTGATTCCGCGAAAACGAAACTTCCTGACGACACACCCGTTAGAAGCAGCAGACATTCATAGCGCTCACCTCGTCCAAAATGTCTTCAACCGCCTGTTTACGATCGATGGCGACGGCAACATCCAGGGCGAACTGGCACATCATTATGTCTGGAATGGTTCGACGCTCAGTCTCTTCTTACGTAAGGACGTCCGCTTTCATGACGGCTCACTTTTGACGAGCAAGGAAGTGACGAAGAGTCTACGTGCTTTAATTAACTATCCCGCTTATGCCTATTCCTATCGGCACGTCAAACTCATCGTTTCAAACGGTCCGTACCGGGTCGATCTCACACTTGATCAGCGCAGGAGTTCAATCTTGCCGCAGCTTGCCTCGATACATACGAGCATCATCAAGGACGGTATCGGAACAGGACCGTTCCAACTGACGCAACATGACGATAAGAAGACCGTTCTAACAGCGTTCCCGAATTACTTTGGGATTCGCGCTCTGCTCGACCGAATTGAGTTCATCCAGATGCCGGAGCAATACGATCCGGTCTACCGGACATCGGCATCCGATTCGAGTCCGATTGATACAATCGCAACGCAATCTGGCTTTGGTCTCGTCTTGCTTCATCCGCGCGCAGGTGGTCCGTTCGAGTCCACGGAAGCACGACATTATATCCACCGGCTCATCGCGGAAGTCCGTGATGGCATTCATGACTTCCATGAACGGGCACAACCGAACGACTGTGGTTTTCTTGAGTCCTACAGTCAACCGTATGCCGTCCCGGAAGGTCCTGCTGTTTTATTCACGCAACCGATTCGGATCAAGTTGACCGATTTTACGGACAAGGTGACACGCTGGCTCTGTGAACGATTTGATCAGGATGGGATTCCGTACGAGTTCGTCGAGGTCGGATTTAAAGAGAGTATTACGGAGTTTCATGCGTACGACACGATCGATCTCGCTGTCCATGCTGAAGTGTTCGAGCGAAACTTACAATACGCGTTCTATCAGTTCATGACGAATACGTTTTCACCGCCAATCCGACTGTTTCAGCAGATGCCAAAGATGCTGACGTGGATTGAACAATACGATGCGACACCGTTCGAAGACTGGCTCCCGATTCATCAAGCAATCGAACGCTACTTGATTGACGAATCATATTTCATTCCGTTCTATCACGATACGCGACTGATTCCATATCCGATCGAACTGCAAAACATCACGATTGATTCATTCGGTTATTTTGACTTCGCCAAGCTCTGGATATCGAATCAATCGTGA
- a CDS encoding MDR family MFS transporter, whose translation MKWKEIPKPIKVRLITSFFNRAVSFSIMPFMALLFVQAFNEVIAGAFLIAMVFVSFITNLLGGYLADRFSRKRLLVTTSMLTALTFITMTISLSFDWMLLFMVIYAVFSVTSNLGRPAMSAIIIDATTKENRQAVYALDYWLINLSIAIGTALGGWLYVSNQLLLFGILSFTSSVLPIAYYLFLDDTPQTWQRQKLRGVLTDIFNSYQLAWRDRPFVKVVFGSMCILAAEFSMGSYVAVRLADSFEPLAFAGWSINGVRMMSIINIENTLLVVTLTFIVQRLAKRLSPRRTLAAGLMLYSIGYVVVTSANSMTALMVFIFIATIGELLYSPVLNTQKANMMPANQRGAYSAFAGTSFAGADLLSRSTILVGTFLIPSMMSVYLGLILLTGFGLVYTSLFVKESVARQRNVS comes from the coding sequence ATGAAATGGAAAGAAATACCCAAACCGATTAAAGTACGTCTCATCACATCGTTTTTCAACCGGGCTGTCTCGTTCTCGATCATGCCGTTCATGGCCCTCTTGTTCGTCCAGGCATTCAACGAGGTCATCGCTGGTGCGTTTTTGATCGCGATGGTCTTCGTCAGCTTCATCACCAATCTACTCGGCGGATATCTCGCTGACCGTTTTTCGCGCAAACGGCTGCTCGTCACGACATCGATGTTGACGGCATTGACGTTCATCACGATGACGATCTCGTTATCATTCGACTGGATGTTGCTGTTCATGGTCATCTATGCTGTCTTCTCGGTGACGAGTAACCTTGGTCGCCCGGCGATGAGCGCGATCATCATCGATGCGACGACGAAGGAGAACCGACAAGCGGTCTATGCACTCGACTATTGGCTGATCAATCTCTCGATTGCTATCGGTACGGCGCTTGGTGGCTGGCTCTACGTCAGCAACCAGTTACTCTTATTCGGGATATTGAGCTTCACGTCGTCCGTCTTACCGATTGCTTACTACCTGTTTCTCGACGACACGCCGCAGACATGGCAGCGCCAAAAACTACGAGGTGTACTCACGGATATCTTTAACAGTTATCAACTCGCTTGGCGGGACCGTCCGTTCGTCAAGGTCGTCTTTGGTTCAATGTGTATCTTAGCGGCTGAGTTTTCGATGGGCAGTTACGTCGCCGTTCGACTCGCCGATTCGTTCGAACCGCTCGCATTTGCCGGTTGGTCAATCAACGGAGTCCGGATGATGAGTATCATCAACATTGAAAATACATTACTCGTCGTCACGTTGACGTTCATCGTCCAGCGACTAGCGAAGCGCTTGTCTCCGCGGCGGACGCTTGCTGCAGGTCTCATGCTGTATTCGATTGGATACGTTGTCGTGACGAGTGCCAACAGTATGACGGCACTGATGGTTTTCATCTTCATCGCAACGATCGGGGAGTTGCTCTACTCACCGGTCTTGAATACACAAAAAGCGAACATGATGCCGGCCAATCAACGCGGGGCGTACTCAGCGTTTGCAGGAACGTCGTTTGCCGGAGCCGACTTGCTTTCCCGGTCGACGATTCTAGTCGGGACATTCTTGATCCCGTCGATGATGAGTGTTTATCTCGGACTGATCCTGTTGACAGGATTCGGATTAGTCTACACAAGTCTGTTCGTGAAGGAATCCGTCGCGCGACAGCGAAACGTATCTTAA
- a CDS encoding GNAT family N-acetyltransferase, translating into MNLPETLETPRHLLRRWQENDAEALYAYAKDPNVGPKAGWAPHASLDESQEVIGIFQESPGEYAVTDKTTGEVIGSFGFHFNRRPDASITHDRQVEIGYVLAPDYWGDGRMPEIVEAMLDFIFRELPIDIVWCGHFDFNDQSRRVVEKLGFTHVLDRPFVLERIDGRTVISRVYNWTRERYETEYGIKNT; encoded by the coding sequence ATGAATTTACCAGAGACATTAGAAACACCGCGGCACTTGTTGCGCCGTTGGCAAGAAAATGATGCAGAAGCACTGTATGCGTACGCAAAGGATCCGAATGTCGGACCGAAAGCAGGTTGGGCACCGCACGCCTCGCTTGACGAGAGCCAGGAAGTCATCGGGATTTTTCAAGAATCTCCCGGCGAGTATGCTGTGACGGATAAGACAACCGGTGAAGTGATCGGGAGCTTTGGTTTTCACTTTAATCGCCGCCCGGATGCGTCGATCACGCATGATCGTCAAGTCGAGATTGGTTATGTCCTCGCTCCTGACTACTGGGGAGATGGACGGATGCCGGAGATCGTCGAAGCGATGCTTGATTTCATCTTCCGTGAGTTACCAATCGATATCGTCTGGTGCGGACACTTTGATTTCAACGATCAATCACGCCGTGTCGTCGAAAAATTAGGATTTACGCATGTTCTTGACCGACCATTCGTCTTAGAACGGATTGACGGACGAACCGTGATCAGTCGCGTTTACAACTGGACGCGTGAGCGGTATGAGACAGAGTATGGGATAAAGAATACGTAA
- a CDS encoding PadR family transcriptional regulator: MSSTQMLKGILDGCLLALIAEEEIYGYELATKLKAYGFADISEGTIYPLLIRMQKLDWIEATSRVSPSGPKRKYYSITTIGIEELTAFKQRWHHLSTSVESILKEDE, from the coding sequence ATGTCATCGACGCAAATGTTAAAAGGAATTCTCGACGGCTGCTTACTCGCACTGATTGCGGAAGAAGAGATTTATGGCTATGAACTGGCGACGAAACTCAAAGCGTACGGTTTCGCTGACATCAGTGAGGGAACAATCTACCCTTTATTGATCCGGATGCAAAAACTGGACTGGATCGAAGCAACCTCACGCGTCTCACCGTCCGGTCCAAAACGAAAGTACTATTCAATCACGACAATCGGTATTGAAGAACTCACCGCCTTCAAGCAAAGATGGCACCACCTTTCGACGAGTGTCGAAAGCATTTTAAAGGAGGACGAATGA
- a CDS encoding CPBP family intramembrane glutamic endopeptidase has product MDKRNTIVSAIVTFVIMGIVMAVSAFGFGIRYGEPELLRIAIFGEVLTAIFLVWYIRRHATFASVGFSRLQTRGLVWYIPLLLIVLFQVGLIVNALFTTSISSSALQLIGIVFLTTLFVGFNEEVLFRGIILRYLRPNEHPYRAVFISSFLFSSFHLLNLIALIPPTAMLFQLANTFVFGVFFAILALKLNNLWPLIIFHALWDFASIAADLVNVNLGITALLAQVYLLIAIIIQLILLKRHDLRHLKGPMNPRNI; this is encoded by the coding sequence GTGGATAAGCGAAACACCATTGTGTCAGCCATCGTCACCTTCGTCATCATGGGTATCGTCATGGCTGTTTCTGCGTTTGGTTTCGGCATTCGTTATGGTGAGCCTGAGTTGTTACGTATCGCCATTTTCGGTGAAGTCTTAACAGCTATCTTCCTCGTCTGGTACATTCGTCGTCATGCCACATTTGCTTCCGTTGGGTTTTCGAGACTGCAAACAAGGGGTCTCGTCTGGTACATTCCATTATTGTTGATCGTTCTCTTTCAAGTCGGGCTGATTGTCAACGCGTTGTTTACTACCTCGATCTCATCATCGGCGCTTCAACTCATCGGCATCGTATTCTTGACGACCTTATTCGTCGGCTTCAATGAAGAAGTATTGTTTCGGGGCATCATTTTACGGTACCTCCGACCGAATGAACATCCTTATCGTGCTGTCTTCATCAGTTCGTTCCTGTTCTCATCTTTCCATCTGCTCAATTTAATTGCCTTGATTCCACCAACAGCGATGTTATTTCAACTCGCGAACACGTTTGTCTTTGGTGTTTTCTTTGCCATTCTCGCACTGAAACTGAATAATCTATGGCCCTTGATCATTTTTCATGCCTTATGGGATTTCGCGAGCATTGCTGCGGATCTCGTGAACGTCAACTTAGGTATCACTGCTCTTTTGGCGCAAGTCTATCTCCTCATCGCGATCATCATTCAACTGATCTTATTGAAACGACATGACCTCCGTCATTTGAAGGGACCGATGAATCCACGTAACATATAA
- a CDS encoding GntR family transcriptional regulator has protein sequence MKPTIDDLSIARLPLSEEVYRRLQHHIITLRLAPGEKVNDQALAEAFGVSRTPVREALKRLEEEGLIFAKRGSRTIVTELDAEQAQQTYPIIATLHGLAARLAGPMLTKDDLSSLKSIHQQFTTAIDQQDTETALALDDAFHDVFVKRSQNDQLRETIRRLTPLIRRLEYAQFDRLGRQSINDHAAILIACEQRDIEQLVQVTEHNWNGLGRLLVSTLKEES, from the coding sequence ATGAAACCTACAATTGATGACTTATCCATTGCACGACTTCCTTTAAGTGAGGAAGTGTATCGGCGCCTGCAACATCATATCATCACCTTACGTCTTGCCCCAGGCGAGAAGGTGAACGATCAAGCACTCGCGGAAGCGTTCGGCGTCAGCCGGACACCAGTCCGCGAAGCCTTGAAACGACTTGAGGAGGAGGGATTGATTTTTGCCAAACGGGGCTCACGGACAATCGTGACAGAACTCGATGCTGAACAAGCACAGCAAACCTATCCGATCATCGCGACACTGCATGGGCTAGCGGCACGACTTGCAGGACCAATGCTGACGAAAGACGATCTATCGAGTCTAAAGTCAATCCATCAACAATTCACGACGGCAATTGACCAGCAGGATACGGAAACGGCGCTTGCGCTTGACGATGCCTTTCACGATGTCTTCGTAAAACGCAGTCAGAACGATCAATTACGAGAGACGATCCGTCGGTTGACACCGTTGATCCGCCGGCTCGAATACGCTCAGTTTGATCGACTCGGGCGTCAATCAATTAATGATCATGCGGCGATTCTGATTGCCTGTGAACAACGTGACATCGAACAGCTCGTTCAGGTGACAGAACACAACTGGAACGGACTCGGACGTTTACTTGTCTCGACACTAAAGGAGGAGAGCTGA